One Pseudoalteromonas aliena SW19 genomic window carries:
- a CDS encoding isoaspartyl peptidase/L-asparaginase family protein, whose amino-acid sequence MNTSLLAIFASSFFALSHSVLAAETPFAIAIHGGAGTIEKAKFTPEQEKAYRAKLTEAVEAGYKVLDQGGESLDAVTAAITVLEQSTYFNAGRGAVYTYDGSHELDASIMDGRNREAGAVAGVKHVESPISLARLVMDNSVHVMLSGQGAEEFAKEQGVELIENNLFDTEFRYKALLKAKQKLDKAKATSKEYQAAHKALPDSYKMGTVGAVALDKNGNLAAGTSTGGMTAKRYGRIGDAPVIGAGTFAENASCAVSATGHGEYFIRYNVASDICARVKYQNKTIEQAGDEVINKVLAPIGGTGGVIIVDTKGNISLPFNTSGMYRASKSNTQATYVGIFNDE is encoded by the coding sequence ATGAACACATCGTTATTAGCTATTTTTGCGAGCAGCTTTTTTGCTTTAAGTCATAGCGTATTAGCTGCAGAGACTCCATTTGCCATCGCGATTCATGGTGGTGCAGGCACAATTGAAAAAGCAAAATTTACGCCCGAGCAAGAAAAAGCGTATCGCGCTAAACTAACCGAGGCAGTTGAGGCGGGTTACAAGGTACTTGATCAAGGTGGCGAAAGTTTAGATGCGGTAACGGCTGCAATTACGGTATTAGAGCAATCGACTTATTTTAATGCGGGACGTGGAGCGGTTTACACTTACGATGGTAGCCATGAACTTGATGCCTCTATTATGGATGGTCGAAACCGAGAAGCTGGGGCAGTTGCGGGTGTAAAACATGTTGAAAGCCCAATTAGTTTAGCGCGTTTAGTCATGGATAATTCTGTACATGTCATGCTCAGTGGGCAAGGCGCTGAAGAGTTTGCTAAAGAGCAAGGCGTTGAGCTTATCGAAAATAACTTATTTGATACCGAATTTCGTTACAAGGCACTTCTAAAAGCAAAACAAAAATTAGATAAAGCGAAAGCAACGAGCAAAGAGTACCAAGCTGCGCACAAAGCTTTACCTGACTCTTATAAAATGGGTACGGTTGGCGCCGTTGCGCTTGATAAAAACGGTAACTTAGCGGCAGGTACATCAACAGGAGGCATGACGGCAAAGCGTTATGGCCGTATCGGCGATGCCCCCGTAATTGGTGCCGGCACTTTTGCTGAAAATGCATCATGTGCTGTTTCAGCCACTGGGCATGGTGAGTATTTTATTCGTTATAACGTAGCTAGCGATATTTGTGCGCGTGTTAAATATCAAAATAAAACCATAGAACAAGCGGGCGATGAAGTCATTAACAAAGTGCTTGCCCCTATTGGCGGCACTGGAGGCGTTATTATTGTGGATACGAAAGGAAATATTAGTTTGCCATTTAATACCTCAGGCATGTATCGCGCGAGTAAATCAAATACACAAGCAACTTACGTGGGTATTTTTAACGATGAATAA
- the hrpA gene encoding ATP-dependent RNA helicase HrpA — MVNLGQLFGELKTCLKKDQFIFKKRLHGVKKITDENKHANALEKIAADITRSQELRDKRLAGLPKVTYPEQLPVSQKKELIKDAIANNQVVIIAGETGSGKTTQIPKMCLELGRGVDGLIGHTQPRRLAARTVANRIAEEMKCELGQQVGFKIRFSDQVSNNTYVKLMTDGILLAEIQQDRFLNQYDTIIIDEAHERSLNIDFILGYLKNLLPKRPDLKIIITSATIDPERFSKHFDDAPIIEVSGRTFPVDVRYNPTADINKDDMEAEGDQLQGIFDAVDELCAEGPGDILIFLNGEREIRDTADALSKRNLKHTDVLPLYSRLSNAEQNRIFAPHSRRHIILSTNVAETSLTVPGIRYVIDPGTARISRYSYRTKVQRLPIEPISQASANQRMGRCGRVEAGICIRLYSEDDFLSRPEFTDPEILRTNLASVILQMLALGLGDMAQFPFVQAPDSRNISDGLSLLEELQAVKPDKRDSKTSLTASGRELSRLPVDPRLAKMVLTAHKLGALREVIVIVAALSIQDPRERPQEKRAAANEKHGRFDDPDSDFIAFLNLWNYLEEQQSELTNGQFRKLCQKDFLAYMRLREWQDIVYQISTVCNEMGMKATSQAADGELVHKALLSGMLSHIGFKDEKQIYKGARNSQFHIFPGSGLFKKSPKWIMSAELVETSKLYARTNAKIDINWVEPLAQHLVKRSYTEPHWEKKPGAVIAFEQQTLYGLLVVNKRRCVYSNIDPKVSRELFVRTALVEQELGLNEGFLAFNRELIEDIQVLENKSRRRDILVDEQTLFEFYDKKIPKEINNRAAFLKWYKTQKQQNKHYLHMTREELMQHGASNITEFDYPDTWQQDNIILPLAYHFDPGQAVDGVAVQIPVALLNQVQESGFDWHIPAFRHELISGLIKSLPKSLRRNFVPAPNYADAVLAAIEPMQGSLIDALTTRLLRMTGVKVDIEAWDLTALAPHLRLQFEVRDEHDKLLARGLDLDKLKAQLQGEVTETLSKVADKGIEKSDLTQWDFGELPASYVKKQGQYEIKAYPALVDKKSAAAVELFDSEAKAQQAHQQGLRRLVLLNVPSPIKYLQQNLPNKAKLGLYFNPFGKIADLIDDCIAAGVDSLLVKHGDIRDEKSFETVKEQIRGDLGDAVVSIATQVEQVLSIAHALHKKMKGRVDLTMITAHGDIKSQLESLIFKGFVSGHGADKITDLIRYLKAIQKRLEKLPVDPNRDRLCVLELDKVAQEYKKLVNKTPKGMPIPQNITAIFWMQQELRVSLFAQTLGTPYPISSKRILNAIKEIE, encoded by the coding sequence GTGGTAAACCTAGGTCAGTTGTTTGGCGAGCTAAAAACGTGCTTAAAAAAAGATCAATTCATTTTCAAAAAACGCTTACATGGCGTAAAAAAAATAACCGATGAAAACAAGCATGCCAACGCGCTTGAAAAAATAGCGGCTGATATAACCCGTAGCCAAGAATTACGCGATAAACGCTTAGCGGGCCTTCCTAAAGTGACTTACCCTGAGCAATTGCCAGTAAGTCAAAAAAAGGAATTAATTAAAGACGCCATTGCAAATAACCAAGTGGTTATTATTGCAGGTGAGACGGGCTCAGGTAAAACAACTCAAATACCTAAAATGTGTTTAGAACTTGGTCGTGGTGTTGATGGCTTAATAGGTCACACTCAACCACGACGATTAGCTGCGCGAACGGTGGCTAATCGTATTGCTGAAGAAATGAAATGTGAACTTGGTCAGCAAGTGGGTTTTAAAATTCGTTTTAGCGATCAGGTTTCTAATAATACCTACGTTAAACTAATGACTGACGGTATTTTACTGGCAGAGATTCAGCAAGACCGATTTTTAAATCAATACGACACCATCATTATTGATGAAGCGCATGAGCGTAGTTTAAACATCGATTTTATTTTAGGTTATTTAAAAAACTTACTTCCAAAACGCCCTGATTTAAAAATAATAATTACCTCTGCAACCATCGATCCTGAGCGCTTTTCAAAGCACTTTGATGATGCGCCAATTATAGAAGTATCGGGTCGAACTTTCCCTGTTGATGTACGTTACAACCCAACGGCCGATATTAATAAAGATGATATGGAAGCCGAGGGCGATCAGCTACAAGGTATTTTTGATGCCGTTGATGAGCTGTGCGCAGAAGGCCCCGGCGACATACTGATATTTTTAAATGGTGAGCGTGAAATACGCGATACTGCTGATGCGCTTAGCAAGCGTAATTTAAAACACACCGACGTATTGCCGCTTTACTCGCGCTTATCTAACGCAGAGCAAAACCGTATATTTGCGCCACATTCTCGTCGTCATATTATTTTATCGACCAACGTAGCCGAAACGTCACTAACCGTGCCTGGTATTCGTTATGTCATAGATCCAGGTACTGCGCGTATAAGCCGCTACAGTTATCGTACAAAAGTTCAGCGCCTGCCAATAGAACCTATATCGCAAGCAAGTGCTAATCAGCGTATGGGTCGTTGTGGACGTGTTGAAGCGGGTATTTGTATTCGCTTGTACTCTGAGGATGATTTTTTATCGCGCCCAGAGTTTACCGACCCTGAAATACTGCGTACTAATCTTGCGTCTGTTATTTTACAAATGTTGGCACTTGGCCTTGGCGACATGGCGCAATTTCCGTTTGTGCAAGCGCCAGATAGTCGTAATATAAGTGATGGTTTATCGTTATTAGAAGAGCTACAAGCAGTAAAGCCAGACAAACGTGATAGCAAAACGAGTTTAACCGCTTCAGGTAGAGAGCTTAGCCGATTACCGGTTGACCCTCGTTTAGCTAAAATGGTACTTACGGCCCATAAACTTGGCGCATTGCGTGAAGTGATTGTTATTGTGGCGGCGCTGTCGATTCAAGATCCACGCGAACGCCCGCAAGAAAAACGTGCTGCAGCTAACGAAAAACACGGTCGCTTTGACGACCCAGATTCAGACTTTATCGCTTTTTTGAACTTATGGAATTACCTAGAAGAGCAGCAAAGCGAGCTGACTAACGGCCAGTTTAGAAAGCTGTGTCAAAAAGATTTCCTAGCCTATATGCGTCTGCGTGAGTGGCAAGATATTGTTTATCAAATAAGTACTGTGTGTAACGAAATGGGTATGAAAGCAACCAGCCAAGCGGCTGATGGCGAACTTGTTCATAAAGCGTTATTAAGCGGAATGCTAAGCCATATCGGTTTTAAAGATGAGAAACAAATATACAAAGGCGCACGCAATAGCCAGTTCCATATTTTTCCAGGCTCGGGCTTATTTAAAAAGAGTCCTAAATGGATAATGTCAGCGGAGCTGGTAGAGACTAGTAAATTATATGCTCGCACCAATGCAAAAATAGACATTAACTGGGTAGAACCATTAGCACAGCACTTAGTAAAACGCAGTTACACAGAGCCACACTGGGAGAAAAAGCCTGGTGCGGTAATCGCGTTTGAACAGCAAACTTTGTACGGCCTGCTCGTTGTAAATAAACGCCGCTGTGTTTACAGCAATATTGATCCTAAAGTGAGTCGCGAGCTTTTTGTACGCACTGCTTTAGTTGAGCAAGAGCTGGGCTTAAACGAGGGCTTTTTAGCGTTTAACCGTGAGCTTATTGAAGATATTCAAGTACTGGAAAATAAATCGCGTCGTCGTGATATTTTAGTTGATGAGCAAACATTATTTGAATTTTACGATAAAAAAATACCAAAAGAGATTAATAATCGCGCTGCATTTTTAAAATGGTATAAAACGCAAAAGCAACAAAATAAACATTACCTACATATGACTCGTGAAGAGTTAATGCAGCATGGCGCAAGTAATATAACCGAGTTTGACTACCCTGACACATGGCAGCAAGATAATATTATATTACCGCTTGCTTATCATTTTGATCCAGGCCAAGCCGTTGATGGTGTTGCGGTACAAATACCGGTAGCGCTGCTAAATCAAGTACAAGAAAGTGGCTTTGATTGGCATATACCTGCCTTTAGGCATGAACTAATAAGTGGGCTAATAAAGTCATTGCCTAAATCGCTTCGTCGTAATTTTGTACCCGCGCCGAATTACGCTGATGCGGTACTTGCAGCCATTGAGCCAATGCAAGGGAGCTTAATTGATGCATTAACGACGCGTTTATTGAGAATGACCGGTGTAAAAGTTGATATAGAAGCATGGGATTTAACCGCGCTTGCACCGCATTTACGATTGCAGTTTGAAGTACGTGATGAGCACGACAAGTTACTTGCACGAGGGCTTGATTTAGACAAGCTTAAAGCACAGCTGCAAGGTGAAGTAACCGAAACACTGTCTAAAGTAGCCGATAAAGGCATTGAAAAATCAGACCTAACACAATGGGATTTTGGTGAGCTGCCAGCGTCATACGTTAAAAAGCAAGGTCAATATGAGATAAAAGCATACCCTGCGCTGGTGGATAAAAAATCAGCCGCCGCAGTGGAACTTTTTGATAGCGAAGCAAAAGCGCAGCAAGCACATCAACAAGGTCTGCGCCGTTTAGTTTTACTCAATGTGCCATCGCCAATTAAGTACTTACAACAAAACTTACCGAATAAGGCAAAGCTGGGTTTGTACTTTAACCCATTTGGTAAAATCGCTGATTTAATTGATGACTGTATTGCCGCTGGTGTTGATAGTTTATTAGTAAAACACGGTGATATACGTGACGAAAAATCATTTGAAACAGTAAAAGAGCAAATACGCGGTGACCTAGGCGATGCCGTTGTATCGATTGCAACGCAGGTTGAGCAAGTACTCAGTATTGCTCACGCGCTGCATAAAAAAATGAAAGGGCGCGTTGATTTAACCATGATAACCGCGCACGGCGATATAAAATCACAACTTGAGTCACTTATATTTAAAGGTTTTGTGAGTGGGCATGGCGCAGATAAAATAACAGATTTAATTCGTTATTTAAAAGCTATTCAAAAACGCTTAGAAAAATTACCTGTTGATCCTAATCGAGATAGATTATGTGTATTGGAACTGGATAAAGTTGCTCAAGAATACAAAAAATTAGTGAATAAAACGCCCAAAGGCATGCCAATACCACAAAACATAACGGCAATTTTTTGGATGCAACAAGAGCTAAGAGTTTCTTTATTTGCCCAAACATTAGGAACTCCTTATCCAATATCGTCGAAGCGAATTTTAAATGCGATAAAAGAAATTGAATAA
- a CDS encoding response regulator yields the protein MSSLIEPKTRNLLVVDDEYFNYEILKAALASKFDVSYADSGQSCLASAIANPPDIILLDVCMPGLDGYDTCRMLKHTPETKNIPVVMVSGLESELEKKAGFDAGCDAYVVKPFSMSVLLEQINTIV from the coding sequence ATGTCCTCATTGATTGAACCAAAAACACGAAATTTATTAGTTGTTGACGATGAGTATTTTAATTATGAGATACTCAAAGCTGCACTCGCGTCCAAATTTGATGTTAGCTATGCGGACTCTGGGCAGAGCTGTTTAGCGTCAGCGATTGCGAATCCTCCAGATATAATTTTACTTGATGTATGTATGCCAGGCCTTGATGGCTACGATACGTGCAGAATGTTGAAGCATACGCCGGAGACAAAAAACATTCCGGTTGTTATGGTATCTGGCCTTGAATCTGAGCTGGAAAAAAAGGCAGGGTTTGATGCAGGATGTGATGCCTATGTAGTCAAACCATTTTCGATGAGCGTATTGCTCGAGCAAATTAATACAATTGTATAG
- a CDS encoding PilZ domain-containing protein yields the protein MFTDDKRNFRRMQVNTTANLTTIEPVAGLNYTAECVDLSATGLSLHLDDLLEPETILSVDIASTHPSIAPLKATAKVIRASKEDDGTVTAGLEIIEFN from the coding sequence ATGTTTACAGATGACAAACGAAACTTCAGACGTATGCAGGTAAATACAACTGCAAATTTAACCACGATAGAGCCTGTAGCTGGTTTGAATTACACAGCGGAATGCGTTGATTTAAGTGCAACAGGATTATCACTGCATTTAGATGATTTGCTTGAGCCTGAAACGATTTTATCGGTTGATATCGCATCAACACACCCAAGTATTGCCCCTTTAAAAGCAACGGCAAAAGTAATACGTGCCAGCAAAGAAGATGATGGCACGGTAACAGCAGGGCTTGAAATAATAGAATTTAATTAA
- a CDS encoding class I SAM-dependent methyltransferase, with protein MSSAVYLQAGRDKSLKRKHPWLFSKAIKKIKGKPGLGDTVTIHDSEGKFLATAAYSPHSQIRARVWSFDEKEIIDQHFFERRLRRSLEARSQVIEEGGLTGFRLCAAESDYLPGVTIDKFDNVLVCQLLSAGAERHKGEIVGALMAIFPGSSIYERSDVEVRTKEGLEPIKGVLWGNEPTQPVLIDENGFKIEVDIIDGHKTGFYLDQRDSRAALERFSKGKTVLNCFSYTGTFSLYALRGGCEHVTNVDVSQPALDTAKRNVEHNNLDLNKVDFVKQDVFKLLRQYRDEGRQFDTIVMDPPKFADNKAQLTGACRGYKDINMIAMQILKPGGTLLTFSCSGLMEQNLFQKVVADAALDAGKDLLIMERLNQAADHPIAGSYPEGFYLKGLICKVY; from the coding sequence ATGTCATCTGCCGTTTACCTACAAGCTGGTCGCGATAAATCATTAAAAAGAAAACACCCTTGGTTATTTTCAAAAGCCATCAAAAAAATTAAAGGTAAACCTGGATTAGGCGACACAGTAACTATTCACGACAGTGAAGGTAAATTTTTAGCCACTGCAGCTTATAGCCCTCATTCGCAAATTCGTGCACGTGTATGGAGCTTTGACGAAAAAGAAATAATCGATCAACACTTTTTTGAGCGACGTTTACGCCGTTCATTAGAAGCACGCAGTCAAGTCATTGAAGAAGGTGGATTAACAGGCTTTAGATTATGTGCAGCTGAGTCTGATTACTTACCAGGTGTCACTATCGATAAGTTTGATAACGTATTGGTGTGTCAGCTATTAAGCGCTGGAGCCGAGCGTCATAAGGGCGAGATTGTAGGCGCGTTAATGGCTATTTTCCCAGGCTCTAGTATCTATGAGCGATCAGATGTAGAAGTACGCACAAAAGAAGGCTTGGAGCCAATTAAAGGTGTTCTTTGGGGTAATGAGCCAACACAACCTGTACTTATTGATGAAAACGGTTTTAAAATTGAAGTCGATATAATTGATGGACATAAAACCGGATTTTACTTAGATCAACGCGATAGCCGTGCTGCACTTGAGCGTTTTTCAAAAGGTAAAACGGTACTTAACTGTTTTAGTTATACAGGGACATTTTCACTATACGCCCTGCGTGGTGGGTGTGAGCATGTTACTAATGTTGATGTATCGCAACCAGCGTTAGATACCGCTAAACGTAATGTTGAGCATAACAACTTAGACTTAAATAAAGTTGATTTTGTTAAGCAAGATGTATTTAAGTTACTGCGTCAATACCGCGATGAAGGCAGACAATTTGATACCATCGTAATGGATCCACCAAAATTTGCTGATAATAAAGCACAACTAACAGGTGCGTGCCGTGGTTATAAAGATATCAACATGATTGCTATGCAAATACTTAAACCCGGTGGCACATTATTAACGTTCTCTTGCTCGGGTTTAATGGAGCAAAATTTATTTCAAAAAGTTGTTGCTGATGCAGCGCTTGATGCAGGTAAAGATCTACTTATAATGGAACGCCTAAATCAAGCAGCCGATCATCCCATTGCTGGCAGCTACCCTGAAGGTTTTTACCTAAAAGGTTTAATCTGTAAGGTCTATTAA
- a CDS encoding HD domain-containing protein, giving the protein MFCKGGIKHGKVRIIYLLTIFWNLKVPDAVLSPDLEILNSQCREFITSFVHADVAHDITHIERVVRVAIQLCDAEQANMSVVLPAAWMHDCVAVAKNHPDRANASTMAADKALEFLKSINYDESLFDDIHHAIAAHSFSANIKIKTVEAQIVQDADRMDALGAIGVSRCMKVGGSISRLLYNPDDPFCIEREADDKKYTLDHFFIKLLHIAESMNTPSAKAEANRRTTYMHEFLEQLKSEIGE; this is encoded by the coding sequence ATGTTTTGCAAGGGTGGCATAAAGCACGGTAAAGTACGGATAATTTACCTATTAACTATCTTTTGGAACCTGAAAGTGCCTGACGCCGTTTTAAGCCCTGATTTAGAAATACTTAATTCACAATGTAGAGAGTTTATAACCTCTTTTGTGCACGCTGATGTAGCACACGACATTACGCATATAGAGCGCGTGGTGCGTGTTGCAATACAGCTGTGTGATGCAGAGCAGGCTAATATGTCAGTAGTACTCCCTGCAGCGTGGATGCACGATTGTGTGGCGGTGGCTAAAAATCATCCTGATCGCGCAAACGCATCCACTATGGCTGCCGATAAGGCATTGGAATTTTTAAAATCGATTAATTATGACGAGTCACTTTTTGATGATATTCATCATGCTATTGCAGCGCATAGTTTTAGCGCAAATATCAAAATTAAAACAGTTGAGGCACAAATAGTACAAGATGCTGACAGAATGGATGCACTAGGTGCGATTGGAGTGAGTCGATGTATGAAAGTTGGCGGCTCAATTTCTCGGTTATTGTATAACCCAGACGACCCTTTTTGCATTGAACGTGAAGCCGATGATAAAAAATACACACTCGATCATTTTTTTATAAAATTATTACATATTGCTGAAAGCATGAATACCCCATCAGCTAAAGCAGAAGCGAATAGGCGTACAACTTATATGCATGAGTTTTTAGAGCAATTAAAGTCAGAAATTGGTGAGTAA
- a CDS encoding VOC family protein, protein MNNKSMPKLSGIDHCHLNVDNLSSAVKWYERVLGFSIVPELAFWDEDGRGPLTLEDASSTTRLALFEGEGRSKGIAFLATGEQFIEWLSYFENLNIKAVLADHGVTFSMYFKDESGNSHEITSQDYAHIKSYYPSIYLGSHGAKKS, encoded by the coding sequence GTGAATAATAAAAGTATGCCTAAATTATCTGGTATTGATCATTGCCATTTGAATGTTGATAACTTGTCGAGTGCAGTTAAATGGTATGAGCGCGTTTTAGGTTTTAGCATAGTTCCCGAACTTGCCTTTTGGGATGAGGACGGACGAGGCCCTTTAACACTTGAAGATGCAAGTTCAACAACCCGCTTAGCACTTTTTGAAGGTGAAGGACGCAGTAAAGGAATTGCATTTTTGGCAACAGGGGAGCAATTTATAGAATGGCTTAGCTATTTTGAAAACTTAAATATAAAAGCGGTTCTTGCGGATCACGGTGTGACGTTTTCAATGTATTTTAAAGATGAAAGTGGTAATAGTCATGAAATTACGTCTCAAGACTATGCTCATATTAAGTCTTATTATCCGAGTATTTATTTAGGATCCCATGGTGCTAAGAAGAGTTAA
- a CDS encoding response regulator: protein MDFSTDRPRILIIDDEPANLKVMREVLGNQYRMSFAKSGEAALALLEKDLPQLILLDIMMPDMNGFDVCQRIKNNANTSHIPIIFVTALEDESDEFKGFELGAVDYITKPISPAIVRARVKTHLSLVQAEQLKQAHVDLVQRLGRAAEYKDTDTGEHIIRMSQYSKVLALALGMPEHLAELLRQAAPMHDVGKIGIPDAILLKPGRLTGEEFEYMKKHAAIGAQILANSPSPLLQLAHKLAIEHHEKWDGSGYPNGIRGEDISIEGRIVAVADVFDALTSKRPYKEAWSVEKTVLHMQAQSGSHFDPTLIELFISKLDDILVIKHANQGH from the coding sequence ATGGATTTTTCTACCGATAGGCCTCGTATTTTAATCATTGACGACGAACCAGCAAATCTCAAAGTAATGCGAGAAGTGTTAGGTAATCAATATCGCATGTCATTTGCTAAATCAGGTGAAGCCGCACTCGCCTTACTTGAAAAAGATCTACCTCAACTTATTTTACTCGATATTATGATGCCAGATATGAATGGCTTTGACGTTTGCCAGCGAATAAAAAATAATGCTAACACTTCTCATATTCCTATTATTTTTGTCACTGCATTAGAAGATGAAAGTGATGAGTTTAAAGGCTTTGAGCTAGGCGCAGTTGACTATATTACCAAACCAATTAGCCCTGCAATTGTAAGAGCAAGAGTTAAAACACATCTCTCATTAGTTCAAGCGGAGCAATTAAAACAAGCACATGTTGATTTAGTCCAACGCTTGGGACGGGCCGCTGAATATAAGGATACTGATACTGGTGAGCATATTATTCGCATGAGTCAATACAGCAAGGTGCTTGCTTTAGCACTTGGTATGCCGGAACATCTGGCTGAGTTATTACGCCAAGCTGCACCAATGCATGATGTTGGTAAAATAGGCATTCCTGACGCTATTTTATTAAAACCAGGGCGATTAACAGGCGAAGAGTTTGAATATATGAAAAAGCATGCTGCCATAGGGGCGCAAATCTTAGCAAATTCACCCTCCCCGCTATTACAACTAGCTCATAAACTCGCAATTGAACACCATGAAAAATGGGATGGCTCTGGCTACCCCAATGGAATACGTGGTGAAGATATATCAATTGAAGGAAGAATTGTTGCCGTTGCAGATGTTTTTGATGCCCTTACGTCAAAACGCCCTTATAAAGAAGCATGGAGTGTAGAAAAAACTGTTCTACATATGCAAGCGCAATCGGGCTCTCATTTCGATCCGACTCTCATTGAATTATTCATAAGTAAGTTAGACGATATTCTTGTTATTAAACATGCAAATCAAGGACATTAA